The genome window tccagaGCCTCCCTGATGGCTCCGTACTGCTGCTGCACGGCTGATCGCGCCTCACTTAAAACCACCTGGACggacaaaatgcaaatcagtgGCATGTAATGCAATGATCTTGATTCCTAGAAGGCTGTTCTCATTGCAGTTAGAGGACTGTGATGTTCAACTATTGGACTGGgcaacaaaaactaaactaaaaactgaatttttgaTTATGTTTTCTCAAGCAATATGACCTTCAAACCAAGTTTAAATAATAACACACTGTTTAACGCTGctaatacattttattaatatGACTTTTATCAATCTGAAATGTGTAATGAACTACATGTGTTAATTTAACTACAACTCACAATACAATTCAAGGTGCACCATGGAGAACCAAATATGAACtaaaaatatatgttaataAATGAACTGTTCTCATCCAGTCTCAATTCATTTGTGGCTGCTCATATCTGCCTACGAACAACACTGTAGCTTCTGTGCAATAACACAGATGCATTACAACATGCAGATTAGTTGGTGCATCTGTATAAACATGTATGTCACCTTGAGTTGGGGAAAGAAAAAACTTATCTTGTAATTctaagaaaataacaaaaatacatgaTTGATTAAGTGAGAACTATAGAGATGACCCTCTTACTGTGGAGGTCTCTTTCTTCTGTGTGAGTTCAGTCACTTTGTTCTTCACTTGCTcttcagcctcctgcagctgcctGATGTCTTCTTTTAGGTTCCCCTGAGGAAAAGTGTACAGAGATTTGGTTGTGTTTATCTATCTACTGCGTATCTACAGAATATGTGGTGCTGTAAGGTCGTCACTTACCctgagctctctctctgcctccctgatGCTGATGCAGGCATGGTCGCGGTGTGAGCCTATGACAGTACAcaccgtgcacacacacattccacacTGCCGGCAGTAGATGCGGTTTATCTCCTGGTGTTCCTGGCACCTCCAGGTAGAAATGTCCTCCATGGGAGGAACCAGCGTGTGATTCTGGAAGACAGGGGATTCCAGGTGGGGACGCAGGTGCTCTGCACACATGGAAGCTCCGCACACCAGACAGGTCTTTACAGCGGACTTATATCCAGTTTTAGGGCAATAATGGCAGGGCACAGGGCTGGCATTTTTGCTCTCCGACCTGACATGACTTTGGGAGCCTGAAGCAGCGGCAGGATGCTTGGTGGATATCAGAGGAGACTTGCTGACATTGTGTACAGGAGACTTATCTTTCCCTGGAGTTGAAACTCGAGGAAAGGAATCAGAGTTGGCAGGTGAGGCAGGTTCCTTTGGTGATGCATGTATCCCTGTcacttgtgtttctttcttgGGGGTTGCAAGAAGAGGTGCATCACATATATCTACTTCATTGGAGCTGTCAGAGTCATCTAATGAGATGATGTCTTCCTCTGCTGGTTCATGCTGTTTCTGCTGGATTGAGATGTTATGTGGCACAACACTTGCAGGTGCTGCCTTACTGTCAGTTGAGTTGTCGCTGGAGGATATGCCATCACCACGTTCACACTGTGTGGATTCTGAATGCACTGCTTTCTCAGATGTCGCCACACTAGTCGACTGCCCAGGTTTATCTGAGAGAGAGCCTGAGAAGGAAGTGGTAGGAGTCTCGGAGTCATTGGACCACTCGTGGGGAGCTTCCACAGTTGATCGCTTTGTGTCAGgttgctctgctgcaggtgtgctgGCCTTTCTCTTCCCCAGAAGTCGGCTGGTGAGTGAGGGCCTCCTCAGTGCAGCATCACGTGTGTTTTGTTCATTATTGCTGGATGtgcctttaaaaacagaatagaaacaaagcaaaactggtcagagaggaggctgacTGAGCACTTCTAAATAATAGTTATTAGTAATACCAAAAACACCTTCAAGCTGCCTTCTGCCCAGCACACGTGCATTCAAATTTTACTATTGAATGAGCAGTTTCACTTAAAGCAATTCAAGCACTGACTATCTGGGTTGTTTGCACTTATGTGAGTTATTATGATGGCTTGTAAGATCAGTTTCAAAAGCTGTAAGAGTTGGCGGCCTGCCATGATGGATTGAATGACACCTGATCCACCTAATAAGGCCATTATCAACAGATACTGAAGCCAGATGTCATAAGCAGTGAAACATTAATTATATAAtgtggagagaggaaatgtcttaaaaaaaaCGTCGATTAATGTAAAACACCTGAAAACTGCAAGAGCACTCCATGTTACTGATGAACACGTGCCATGAACGAGTCAGACCTTTAACCTAACAGACTGTTTGCTTCAGGAAACCACAAACTTTGATCAGATCAAGCATCACCCTGacactgtaaacaaacattAGGTTATGCAAGACGTTGACGCATTTTAAACCCATTTTAAATCAGTGATTTTAACTCGACCTCCCGTGTGTGCAAGGTTAAAGATGTGGAAAGAACGGTATTTTCCGGTGAGGAAGTTCAACccattagcttttttttttattattatggtGACAGAATTACTGACAATCAAGTAGCTACAgactaacgttagctagcattaACAGCCGTTTAAAAGAACGCTGAAAGTGCAATGATAGACTGTTCAACTGGGGCAGTTTTAGCTAATATTTGACGTTATTGTGTCACGTGAGAGGGAAGCCGCTAATGTTTGCTAACTGTCGGTTAGCTACACCTTCATGTATTCATCCACCTGCTGCCGAGAACAAGGTCCCGGGCACATTAGAAGATGCCTGGTTAGCTTGTAACCGTTCACCGGGCATGTTATGCTGTAATAAAAGGCCAGAGTTGATTGTACCTGCAGAGCTGCGAGGCGGAGCGCGCCGACTGTTAGAAGGCGGCAGTATCAAACTGCTATCAAACGGCAGCGTCCGGTACACTGTTTTACACCTCCACTCCGGACAATGGTACGGGCCGTTGGGGGTGACACTCCATAAGTCTCCAATACATCGCTGGCAGAACCGGTGGTTACATTTCAGGGTGACGGGGTCCCCTGTCAGCTCGTTGCACAGAGGACACCTCGCTGGCGTGTCCAACGATGCACCCATTTTGTTTTGGTTGGCGTTAAGTTTCTGTTTCCGCGATAACAAGCAGCAGAGGCGGAGCGAAAATGTTTGAATCCCgcacccccccgccccccgcGCTACACGTCTTAAAGGTACAGTCCATGGCTTCATGTGTGAGCTGCACAGACCGGGCTTGACTGACATCTTTCTGAGTTTATTGTAAGGCTGCaagtaattattattttcattatcgattaattgGCAGATTGTTATTAGCAGTTAATCATCTTCTCCATAAAATTcagtgaaaaaatgctttcattgTGATTTCCCAGAGTCAAGAGTGATGTCTtcaatttattttg of Chelmon rostratus isolate fCheRos1 chromosome 6, fCheRos1.pri, whole genome shotgun sequence contains these proteins:
- the si:dkey-29p10.4 gene encoding tripartite motif-containing protein 14; this translates as MGASLDTPARCPLCNELTGDPVTLKCNHRFCQRCIGDLWSVTPNGPYHCPEWRCKTVYRTLPFDSSLILPPSNSRRAPPRSSAGTSSNNEQNTRDAALRRPSLTSRLLGKRKASTPAAEQPDTKRSTVEAPHEWSNDSETPTTSFSGSLSDKPGQSTSVATSEKAVHSESTQCERGDGISSSDNSTDSKAAPASVVPHNISIQQKQHEPAEEDIISLDDSDSSNEVDICDAPLLATPKKETQVTGIHASPKEPASPANSDSFPRVSTPGKDKSPVHNVSKSPLISTKHPAAASGSQSHVRSESKNASPVPCHYCPKTGYKSAVKTCLVCGASMCAEHLRPHLESPVFQNHTLVPPMEDISTWRCQEHQEINRIYCRQCGMCVCTVCTVIGSHRDHACISIREAERELRGNLKEDIRQLQEAEEQVKNKVTELTQKKETSTVVLSEARSAVQQQYGAIREALEQEEQSALECVTKEESKVLGGLEEKLGHLRSSLQSIQQGLHTLEGLADAKGDKCIQDQAFIMEYSKTAQLASNIGNCVGQYEAAEEVDRARLKCLQRWTEKRLDTVVITVPGKDRDLYRLLYGTLPFLDADTAHPKLQLSDDNRKVAYSETQQPYTENDARFSSFPQVLASCPLEGGRWYWEVNVSVDEGRWKVGLCEGQIERKGQKDNSRLGFNSYSWCLACDRRKVEALHNKVAAPVDADGLQRVGVYLDFEEGILSFFNVTPGGSLALMHSYKHRFTDPLYPALSVSKTHLAIYDLFQ